A window of the Halichoerus grypus chromosome 2, mHalGry1.hap1.1, whole genome shotgun sequence genome harbors these coding sequences:
- the MRM3 gene encoding rRNA methyltransferase 3, mitochondrial isoform X1 produces the protein MAARVKGLGWATRPFLRVVQTSYLDGRRWVRALRRNPVRVVFPSRQVVERKPGPGKQPQRAAAEASPYEPRPKQPLQVSPSQTPCTWEESGLRYDKALPGDRRLSSVMTIVKSRPFREKQGKILLEGRRLIADALKAGAVPKVFFFSRLEYIKELPIDKLKGVSLIKVKFEDIKDWSDLVTPQGIMGIFAKPDHDKMTYPETQLRHLLPLLLICDNLRDPGNLGTILRSAAGAGCSKVLLTKGCVDAWEPKVLRAAMGAHFQVPIVNNLDWETLPNYLPTDTRVYVADNCGLYAQAQMSSKASDHGWVCERRLSKLHKYEEEDDDLEPGASKAWLPELEVQSYDLDWTEAPAAVVIGGETHGVSLESLQLAESTGGKRLLIPVVPGVDSLNSAMAASILLFEGKRQLRVRAEHSSRDRSYH, from the exons ATGGCGGCGCGGGTAAAGGGCCTGGGGTGGGCCACGCGGCCGTTTCTGCGGGTGGTCCAAACTTCGTACCTCGACGGGCGGCGCTGGGTCCGGGCGCTGCGGCGGAACCCCGTGAGGGTGGTGTTTCCATCGAGACAGGTGGTGGAACGGAAGCCCGGTCCTGGAAAGCAGCCCCAGAGGGCTGCGGCTGAGGCCAGTCCCTACGAGCCGCGACCAAAGCAGCCGCTTCAGGTGTCACCATCCCAGACGCCCTGCACCTGGGAAGAGTCGGGGCTTCGCTATGATAAGGCTTTACCCGGGGACAGAAGGCTGAG CAGTGTAATGACAATAGTTAAGTCCAGGCCATTTCGGGAAAAGCAAGGAAAGATCCTGCTGGAAGGTCGCAGGCTGATTGCAGATGCTCTCAAGGCTGGTGCTGTGCCCaaagttttcttctttagccGTCTGGAATACATAAAGGAGCTACCCATTGATAAGCTGAAAGGTGTCAGCCTCATTAAGGTGAAATTTGAGGATATCAAGGATTGGTCCGACTTAGTAACACCACAAGGAATAATGG GGATTTTTGCCAAACCTGACCACGATAAGATGACATACCCAGAGACTCAACTTCGCCATTTGCTGCCCTTATTGTTGATTTGTGACAATCTCCGTGACCCCGGGAACCTGGGGACGATTCTGAGATCTGCTGCTGGGGCCGGCTGCAGCAAAGTATTACTCACCAAAG GCTGTGTGGATGCCTGGGAGCCCAAAGTGCTACGGGCAGCAATGGGTGCGCATTTCCAGGTGCCCATCGTCAATAATCTGGACTGGGAAACCTTGCCCAACTACCTGCCCACCGACACGCGGGTCTACGTGGCTGACAACTGCGGCCTTTATGCCCAGGCCCAGATGTCTAGTAAAGCCAGTGACCACGGTTGGGTATGTGAGCGACGACTCTCGAAGTTGCACAAGTATGAGGAAGAAGACGATGATCTAGAACCTGGAGCCAGTAAAGCCTGGCTCCCTGAACTTGAGGTCCAGAGTTATGACTTGGACTGGACAGAGGCACCAGCAGCTGTGGTGATAGGTGGGGAGACCCACGGCGTGAGCCTGGAGTCCCTGCAGTTGGCCGAGAGCACCGGGGGCAAGAGGCTGCTGATCCCCGTCGTGCCTGGTGTAGACAGCCTAAACTCGGCTATGGCTGCCAGCATCCTGCTTTTTGAAGGGAAAAGACAACTACGTGTGAGGGCAGAACACTCGAGCAGGGACAGGAGTTACCACTGA
- the MRM3 gene encoding rRNA methyltransferase 3, mitochondrial isoform X2: protein MTYPETQLRHLLPLLLICDNLRDPGNLGTILRSAAGAGCSKVLLTKGCVDAWEPKVLRAAMGAHFQVPIVNNLDWETLPNYLPTDTRVYVADNCGLYAQAQMSSKASDHGWVCERRLSKLHKYEEEDDDLEPGASKAWLPELEVQSYDLDWTEAPAAVVIGGETHGVSLESLQLAESTGGKRLLIPVVPGVDSLNSAMAASILLFEGKRQLRVRAEHSSRDRSYH from the exons ATGACATACCCAGAGACTCAACTTCGCCATTTGCTGCCCTTATTGTTGATTTGTGACAATCTCCGTGACCCCGGGAACCTGGGGACGATTCTGAGATCTGCTGCTGGGGCCGGCTGCAGCAAAGTATTACTCACCAAAG GCTGTGTGGATGCCTGGGAGCCCAAAGTGCTACGGGCAGCAATGGGTGCGCATTTCCAGGTGCCCATCGTCAATAATCTGGACTGGGAAACCTTGCCCAACTACCTGCCCACCGACACGCGGGTCTACGTGGCTGACAACTGCGGCCTTTATGCCCAGGCCCAGATGTCTAGTAAAGCCAGTGACCACGGTTGGGTATGTGAGCGACGACTCTCGAAGTTGCACAAGTATGAGGAAGAAGACGATGATCTAGAACCTGGAGCCAGTAAAGCCTGGCTCCCTGAACTTGAGGTCCAGAGTTATGACTTGGACTGGACAGAGGCACCAGCAGCTGTGGTGATAGGTGGGGAGACCCACGGCGTGAGCCTGGAGTCCCTGCAGTTGGCCGAGAGCACCGGGGGCAAGAGGCTGCTGATCCCCGTCGTGCCTGGTGTAGACAGCCTAAACTCGGCTATGGCTGCCAGCATCCTGCTTTTTGAAGGGAAAAGACAACTACGTGTGAGGGCAGAACACTCGAGCAGGGACAGGAGTTACCACTGA